A stretch of Arachis hypogaea cultivar Tifrunner chromosome 15, arahy.Tifrunner.gnm2.J5K5, whole genome shotgun sequence DNA encodes these proteins:
- the LOC112749971 gene encoding lysM domain receptor-like kinase 3 isoform X1, translating into MMKNTMASFTHQLPLLLTFVASFAFVLTTTSVFSSKVSMKETILEPFKCSTNIKTCNASLYHITYGDNDDDQTIQHYISSNYTNSSQIRPITRGTRQDHLITVPCSCRNNNNLTGYYYDTTYTVKPNDNFYDINNFVYSGQAMLINGVLYPGQKLSIHIPCGCSEIESQIVVTYTVQRNDTSSEIAKLLNSTVAEMESVNHLLDQNPSYIDVGWVLFVPSHFNGIPLPPTKEKKPKWQIIIGVLVSVTLLSVIAVIFLILRRNRDTAASATNNPKSVTKRSISKKNSDIHKEYMQVNVGADATSFESERPVIYSIEEIEDATNNFDENRRIGVGGYGSVYFGMLGHKEVAVKKMKSNKSKEFFAELKALCKIHHINIVELLGYASGDDHLYLVYEYVANGSLSDHLHDPLLKGHQALSWCARTQIALDAAKGIEYIHDYTKAQYVHRDIKTTNILLDQKLRAKVADFGLAKLVERTNDEEFIATRLVGTPGYLPPESVKELQVTIKTDVFAFGVVLSELITGKRALFRDSQKPNQMESLISLVKKIFQDNDPVTALENVTDMNLQHNYPIDGIYKMGEIAEWCMREEPMERPEMKEIVGALSQIVMTSIEWEASLGGDSQVFSGVFIGR; encoded by the exons ATGATGAAGAACACCATGGCTTCTTTTACTCATCAACTCCCTCTTCTGCTTACCTTTGTGGCATCATTTGCATTTGTTCTTACCACAACTAGTGTGTTCTCATCGAAagtttcaatgaaagaaacaattTTGGAACCTTTCAAGTGCTCCACAAACATAAAAACATGCAATGCCTCACTCTACCACATAACCTACGGTGATAATGATGATGACCAAACCATACAACATTACATATCTTCCAATTACACAAACTCCTCCCAAATCAGACCAATCACACGTGGCACAAGACAAGACCACCTCATAACAGTGCCTTGTTCATGCAGAAACAACAACAACCTCACCGGTTATTACTATGACACAACCTACACTGTGAAGCCAAATGATAATTTCTATGACATTAATAACTTTGTTTACAGTGGTCAAGCGATGCTTATAAATGGTGTTTTGTACCCGGGTCAGAAACTGAGTATTCATATTCCTTGTGGGTGTTCAGAAATTGAGTCACAAATTGTTGTGACTTACACGGTTCAAAGAAATGATACCTCATCTGAAATAGCTAAGCTTTTGAATTCTACGGTTGCTGAGATGGAGAGTGTGAATCATCTTTTGGATCAGAACCcatcatacatagatgtgggttGGGTTTTGTTTGTTCCTAGCCATTTTAATGGAATTCCACTGCCTCCAACAAAAG AAAAGAAACCAAAGTGGCAGATAATCATTGGGGTCTTAGTGAGTGTGACATTACTTTCAGTGATTGCCGTCATCTTTCTCATTCTCAGGAGAAATAGGGATACCGCAGCATCCGCCACAAATAATCCAAAAAGTGTCACTAAAAGATCAATTTCCAAAAAGAACTCTGACATTCATAAAGAATACATGCAAG TAAATGTTGGTGCAGATGCTACATCATTTGAGTCAGAAAGACCAGTAATTTACTCAATTGAGGAGATAGAAGATGCCACAAATAACTTCGATGAAAACAGAAGAATTGGGGTTGGTGGATATGGCAGTGTATATTTTGGAATGTTAGGCCACAAG GAGGTTGCTGTGAAGAAGATGAAGTCCAATAAATCCAAGGAGTTCTTCGCAGAACTCAAGGCCTTATGTAAGATCCATCACATAAACATT GTGGAGTTGTTAGGGTATGCAAGTGGAGATGACCACCTTTATTTGGTGTATGAGTATGTTGCAAATGGATCTCTGAGTGATCATCTTCATGATCCTTTACTTAAAGGACATCAGGCTCTATCTTGGTGTGCTAGGACTCAGATTGCATTGGATGCAGCAAAAGGAATTGAATACATACATGATTACACAAAAGCACAATATGTTCACCGTGATATAAAGACTACTAACATTCTTCTTGATCAGAAACTCAGAGCCAAG GTAGCAGATTTTGGCCTTGCAAAACTGGTGGAACGGACAAATGATGAAGAATTCATTGCAACAAGGCTTGTTGGAACACCAGGCTACCTTCCACCTGA ATCTGTGAAAGAATTACAAGTGACCATAAAAACGGATGTGTTTGCATTTGGAGTAGTTCTATCAGAGCTGATAACAGGAAAACGTGCGCTATTTCGTGACAGCCAAAAACCCAATCAAATGGAATCTCTTATTTCACTT GTTAAGAAAATATTCCAAGATAATGATCCCGTCACTGCTTTAGAAAATGTTACAGATATGAATCTTCAACATAACTATCCTATAGACGGTATCTACAAG ATGGGAGAAATAGCAGAGTGGTGCATGAGGGAGGAACCAATGGAGAGGCCTGAAATGAAGGAGATAGTTGGCGCGTTGTCACAGATAGTTATGACATCCATCGAGTGGGAAGCATCGCTCGGAGGAGATAGCCAAGTTTTCAGCGGCGTATTTATTGGAAGATAA
- the LOC112749971 gene encoding lysM domain receptor-like kinase 3 isoform X2 has protein sequence MMKNTMASFTHQLPLLLTFVASFAFVLTTTSVFSSKVSMKETILEPFKCSTNIKTCNASLYHITYGDNDDDQTIQHYISSNYTNSSQIRPITRGTRQDHLITVPCSCRNNNNLTGYYYDTTYTVKPNDNFYDINNFVYSGQAMLINGVLYPGQKLSIHIPCGCSEIESQIVVTYTVQRNDTSSEIAKLLNSTVAEMESVNHLLDQNPSYIDVGWVLFVPSHFNGIPLPPTKEKKPKWQIIIGVLVSVTLLSVIAVIFLILRRNRDTAASATNNPKSVTKRSISKKNSDIHKEYMQDATSFESERPVIYSIEEIEDATNNFDENRRIGVGGYGSVYFGMLGHKEVAVKKMKSNKSKEFFAELKALCKIHHINIVELLGYASGDDHLYLVYEYVANGSLSDHLHDPLLKGHQALSWCARTQIALDAAKGIEYIHDYTKAQYVHRDIKTTNILLDQKLRAKVADFGLAKLVERTNDEEFIATRLVGTPGYLPPESVKELQVTIKTDVFAFGVVLSELITGKRALFRDSQKPNQMESLISLVKKIFQDNDPVTALENVTDMNLQHNYPIDGIYKMGEIAEWCMREEPMERPEMKEIVGALSQIVMTSIEWEASLGGDSQVFSGVFIGR, from the exons ATGATGAAGAACACCATGGCTTCTTTTACTCATCAACTCCCTCTTCTGCTTACCTTTGTGGCATCATTTGCATTTGTTCTTACCACAACTAGTGTGTTCTCATCGAAagtttcaatgaaagaaacaattTTGGAACCTTTCAAGTGCTCCACAAACATAAAAACATGCAATGCCTCACTCTACCACATAACCTACGGTGATAATGATGATGACCAAACCATACAACATTACATATCTTCCAATTACACAAACTCCTCCCAAATCAGACCAATCACACGTGGCACAAGACAAGACCACCTCATAACAGTGCCTTGTTCATGCAGAAACAACAACAACCTCACCGGTTATTACTATGACACAACCTACACTGTGAAGCCAAATGATAATTTCTATGACATTAATAACTTTGTTTACAGTGGTCAAGCGATGCTTATAAATGGTGTTTTGTACCCGGGTCAGAAACTGAGTATTCATATTCCTTGTGGGTGTTCAGAAATTGAGTCACAAATTGTTGTGACTTACACGGTTCAAAGAAATGATACCTCATCTGAAATAGCTAAGCTTTTGAATTCTACGGTTGCTGAGATGGAGAGTGTGAATCATCTTTTGGATCAGAACCcatcatacatagatgtgggttGGGTTTTGTTTGTTCCTAGCCATTTTAATGGAATTCCACTGCCTCCAACAAAAG AAAAGAAACCAAAGTGGCAGATAATCATTGGGGTCTTAGTGAGTGTGACATTACTTTCAGTGATTGCCGTCATCTTTCTCATTCTCAGGAGAAATAGGGATACCGCAGCATCCGCCACAAATAATCCAAAAAGTGTCACTAAAAGATCAATTTCCAAAAAGAACTCTGACATTCATAAAGAATACATGCAAG ATGCTACATCATTTGAGTCAGAAAGACCAGTAATTTACTCAATTGAGGAGATAGAAGATGCCACAAATAACTTCGATGAAAACAGAAGAATTGGGGTTGGTGGATATGGCAGTGTATATTTTGGAATGTTAGGCCACAAG GAGGTTGCTGTGAAGAAGATGAAGTCCAATAAATCCAAGGAGTTCTTCGCAGAACTCAAGGCCTTATGTAAGATCCATCACATAAACATT GTGGAGTTGTTAGGGTATGCAAGTGGAGATGACCACCTTTATTTGGTGTATGAGTATGTTGCAAATGGATCTCTGAGTGATCATCTTCATGATCCTTTACTTAAAGGACATCAGGCTCTATCTTGGTGTGCTAGGACTCAGATTGCATTGGATGCAGCAAAAGGAATTGAATACATACATGATTACACAAAAGCACAATATGTTCACCGTGATATAAAGACTACTAACATTCTTCTTGATCAGAAACTCAGAGCCAAG GTAGCAGATTTTGGCCTTGCAAAACTGGTGGAACGGACAAATGATGAAGAATTCATTGCAACAAGGCTTGTTGGAACACCAGGCTACCTTCCACCTGA ATCTGTGAAAGAATTACAAGTGACCATAAAAACGGATGTGTTTGCATTTGGAGTAGTTCTATCAGAGCTGATAACAGGAAAACGTGCGCTATTTCGTGACAGCCAAAAACCCAATCAAATGGAATCTCTTATTTCACTT GTTAAGAAAATATTCCAAGATAATGATCCCGTCACTGCTTTAGAAAATGTTACAGATATGAATCTTCAACATAACTATCCTATAGACGGTATCTACAAG ATGGGAGAAATAGCAGAGTGGTGCATGAGGGAGGAACCAATGGAGAGGCCTGAAATGAAGGAGATAGTTGGCGCGTTGTCACAGATAGTTATGACATCCATCGAGTGGGAAGCATCGCTCGGAGGAGATAGCCAAGTTTTCAGCGGCGTATTTATTGGAAGATAA